One segment of Echeneis naucrates chromosome 15, fEcheNa1.1, whole genome shotgun sequence DNA contains the following:
- the mypn gene encoding myopalladin isoform X2: MQQNNIDPPPSLSQLLRESYLAQQRHSEMSRSDASSARLQIYGSLKGKAEDAVVHGDPQSPDLSAFLSQEELDKSVNLARQAIGHEPHEERPDVKASVAALTSGSASSTPLPSVGPFTQPEVKELPAAQATLISDRKMLKAAARPDHAVRSSSDGFNDITRSARNAPYGLETQSKKEFLNKAADFIEELSSLFKANSSKRVRPRTCKAHRSRVQNKSQSDEMVCPPSSEDRERALMPMEVEKDGPGPAVSYQPEVQLDSRTGRVEFQDCRITEDRPYNSVSQEVEEAEEAEEEGGCALTEDPYPAESVCEPPHFIQKLKSREVPEGSKVQLDCIVRGLPVPEVRWFCEGKELENSPDIQILTNGELHSLIIAEAFEEDTGRYSCFASNFYGTDSTSAEIYVEGASSSDSEVEQHFEHVAEPQRKTKELTPPSSSSGQTARAAEEESHPAEGLSSPSSNPPPLQVQTSTTAPPAQEPTLLPEQVFPSSQTQEVSASLLPVQRAPTQTPHPESQTSDQNYLQGLNGQPIMAAPVFTKSLQELFASEGQLVVLECRVKGAPSPKVDWYREGKAIEDSPDFRILQKKPRSPAESEEICTLVIAEVFPEDSGEFTCTASNKYGTVSSTAALRVRGNGRGSSHMRPFDSPVQEPPQPEVTHSSTVRLDPLNTSTLRLDSHSSSMLRPDALQTSLPSLEPSSLSSSFSLNSRSTSTPNLDPVRLHKEPPGSGLQVVSSPKPFTVAEPSSEQGVLRPALTSADTSPKVKGTPNHRNGSPVVVPLPDPPPNSCLKSGTLTNHRDSRSGSRAGLRVHFKLPEDEEAEQSDTSNTGEEDVSQTSVNKEPPPVLAKPKLDPAQLQLLHNQVLLEQQQETEPQAQTPVQPRSQPEAQSSPEGPQWSARKHHEPRTPPFQSYLNATTPPQQTPQSAAPPLTSTPLPPALTTTFSPPPVPQLRTSTLVTSPPPAPQLSAAAVSQINTIHASHLNLSPAALSKTAPNFQFFPSPAPKLSSASTDSGPALTQITSPSPLLRSTHASLMNLTATSFTFNYTRPKEFIAAQTFSPVRSPSPTESPVPLLHELAAELNSSAASSPTIPPFPPPPRTFPTRVLRSPTSPPSLVSSPTPGSAQHLNSMFAVRAQSPPHAASPTSSSSTPSPIQNPVAFLSSVLPSLTPSQPTNSMGLPRGAPLGMQKKMPKVRPPSSENIRESKEILLQDIEKKLRFKDETLTFAHQQEYKVSSFEQRLMSEIEFRLERTPVEESDDEVQHDDVPTGKCIAPIFDKKLKNFRAMEGVPVTFSCKVVGIPLPKVYWFKDGKQILRKNVHYKKIREGDGTCALHIESTTNDDDGNYTIMAANPQGRISCSGHLIIQTGPPRSRLTPIHAQRVRTRIQEVEGEQTQERFFRPHFLQAPGDMLAHEGRLCRLDCKVSGLPSPELMWLVNGRPIYPDIYHKMLVRENGVHSLVIDPLSQNDGGTYTCIASNKAGQSSFSLELRVVEKETKHPPHFVEKLQNMGIPEGAPVRLECRVVGMPPPVIFWKKDNDTITKYKNRISMTQDATGYVCLLIQPTTKEDAGWYTVSAKNEAGIVSCTCRLDIYAQWHQSIPAPMKKAPRPGSRYAALTGQGLDIKSTFPTSETSPILFSSSPPEAMLESEEL, encoded by the exons aTGCAACAGAACAACATCGACCCTCCACCGTCTCTGTCTCAGCTGTTAAGGGAGAGCTACCTGGCTCAGCAGCGCCACAGCGAGATGAGTCGCTCCGACGCCTCATCCGCACGGCTCCAGATCTACGGCTCGCTCAAAGGCAAGGCGGAGGACGCGGTGGTCCATGGAGACCCCCAGTCCCCGGACCTCTCAGCCTTCCTCAGCCAAGAGGAGTTGGATAAGAGCGTGAACCTGGCCCGCCAAGCCATCGGACACGAGCCTCACGAGGAGAGGCCAGATGTCAAGGCCTCTGTGGCAGCGTTAACCTCCGGCTCTGCGTCCTCCACCCCGCTGCCTTCTGTTGGGCCCTTCACCCAGCCGGAGGTCAAAGAACTGCCAGCAGCACAAGCAACGCTAATCTCCGACAGGAAGATGCTCAAAGCCGCCGCACGGCCGGACCACGCTGTCCGGAGCAGCAGCGACGGATTCAACGACATCACCAGGTCAGCGAGGAACGCCCCGTACGGCCTGGAGACCCAGTCCAAGAAGGAGTTCCTCAACAAGGCGGCGGACTTCATTGAggagctctcctccctcttcaaGGCCAACAGCTCCAAACGGGTTCGACCCAGAACCTGCAAAGCTCACAGGAGCAGAGTCCAGAACAAGAGCCAGAGTGACGAGATGGTTTGTCCCCCCAGCTCAGAGGACAGGGAGCGCGCCCTCATGCCCATGGAGGTGGAGAAAGATGGACCTGGCCCCGCCGTGAGCTACCAACCAGAGGTCCAGCTGGACTCCAGGACCGGACGTGTGGAGTTTCAGGACTGCAGGATTACTGAGGACCGGCCGTACAACTCGGTTTcccaggaggtggaggaggcggaggaggcagaggaggagggaggctgcGCCCTGACAGAAGACCCCTACCCAGCAGAGTCCGTGTGCGAACCCCCCCATTTCATCCAGAAACTGAAGAGCAGGGAGGTTCCTGAGGGAAGCAAGGTCCAGTTAGACTGCATCGTCAGAGGACTTCCTGTTCCTGAAGTCCG GTGGTTTTGTGAGGGGAAGGAGCTGGAGAACAGCCCGGACATTCAGATCCTCACCAACGGAGAGCTGCACTCGCTGATCATCGCCGAGGCATTCGAGGAGGACACGGGACGGTACTCCTGCTTCGCCTCCAATTTTTATGGAACCGACTCCACGTCAGCTGAGATCTACGTCGAAG GTGCTTCGTCTTCGGATTCAGAGGTGGAGCAGCACTTTGAACATGTAGCTGA GCCGCAGAGAAAAACCAAAGAGTTGACTCCACCGTCGTCATCATCAGGACAAACTGCccgagcagcagaggaagagtcTCATCCAGCAGAGGGTTTGTCGTCCCCATCGTCTAATCCACCTCCGCTGCAGGTCCAGACGAGCACCACGGCGCCGCCTGCTCAGGAGCCAACACTGTTACCTGAGCAGGTGTTTCCCTCATCACAGACCCAGGAGGTGTCGGCGTCCCTGCTGCCTGTCCAGAGGGCTCCTACACAAACACCCCACCCTGAG AGTCAAACGTCAGACCAAAACTACCTGCAAGGACTGAACGGACAACCCATCATGGCCGCCCCCGTGTTCACGAAG AGTCTGCAGGAGCTGTTTGCATCCGAGGGCCAGCTGGTGGTGCTAGAGTGCCGAGTGAAGGGGGCCCCGTCCCCCAAGGTGGACTGGTACAGGGAGGGGAAGGCCATAGAGGACTCCCCGGACTTCAGGATCCTGCAGAAAA agccGAGGTCTCCGGCTGAATCAG AGGAAATATGTACTTTGGTGATTGCTGAGGTCTTTCCAGAGGATTCGGGGGAGTTTACTTGTACGGCGAGCAACAAGTACGGAACTGTGTCGAGCACGGCGGCACTGAGGGTCAGAG GAAATGGACGAGGCAGCAGCCACATGAGGCCTTTTGACAGTCCAGTCCAGGAGCCGCCTCAACCAGAGGTCACCCACTCCAGCACCGTACGCCTGGACCCGTTAAACACCAGCACCCTCCGTCTGGACTCCCACAGCTCCAGCATGTTGCGTCCAGACGCCCTCCAGACCAGCCTTCCAAGTCTGGAGCCCTCcagtctgagcagcagcttcagcctGAACTCTCGCAGCACCAGCACCCCAAACTTAGATCCTGTCCGCCTTCACAAGGAGCCTCCAGGATCCGGCTTACAGGTGGTGTCTTCCCCTAAACCCTTCACTGTGGCAGAGCCTTCCTCTGAGCAGGGAGTCCTCAGACCTGCACTGACGTCGGCTGACACCAGCCCTAAAGTTAAGGGGACCCCGAACCATCGGAATGGGAGCCCTGTGGTGGTCCCCCTCCCAGATCCTCCTCCAAATTCGTGCCTTAAGTCAGGAACCCTGACAAACCACAGAGACTCGCGCTCCGGCTCCAGAGCAGGTCTGCGAGTCCACTTCAAACTGCCCGAGGATGAGGAGGCTGAACAAAGTGACACATCCAATACAGGTGAAGAAGACGTCAGCCAGACGTCCGTCAACAAAGAGCCGCCGCCGGTGCTGGCCAAGCCCAAACT GGACCCAGCGCAGCTCCAGCTTCTGCACAACCAAGtcctgctggagcagcagcaggagactgAACCTCAGGCCCAAACCCCGGTCCAGCCTCGGTCCCAGCCCGAGGCCCAGAGCTCCCCCGAAGGTCCACAGTGGTCGGCCAGAAAGCACCATGAGCCCCGTACACCACCTTTCCAGTCCTACCTAAACGCCACAACTCCGCCTCAGCAGACGCCCCAATCAGCTGCCCCACCGCTGACCTCCACCCCCCTGCCTCCAGCCCTCACCACCACATTCTCCCCCCCTCCTGTTCCTCAGCTCAGGACGTCGACTCTGGTGACGTCGCCTCCACCTGCTCCACAGCTGAGCGCTGCAGCTGTATCCCAAATCAACACCATCCACGCCTCCCACCTCAACCTGTCCCCCGCAGCTCTTTCAAAAACTGCACCCAACTTCCAATTCTTCCCCTCACCAGCACCGAAGCTCAGTTCAGCCTCCACAGACTCAGGCCCAGCTTTAACACAGAtcacctccccctctcccttACTGAGAAGCACCCACGCCTCCCTGATGAACCTCACCGCCACCTCCTTCACCTTCAACTACACCCGGCCAAAGGAGTTCATAGCTGCTCAGACCTTCTCCCCCGTCAGGAGTCCTTCCCCGACCGAGTCTCCTGTTCCTCTGCTCCACGAGCTGGCTGCAGAGCTCAACTCCTCGGCAGCAAGCTCCCCGACTATCCCTCCGTTTCCCCCGCCGCCCAGGACCTTCCCCACCCGGGTGCTGAGGTCTCCCACCAGTCCTCCTTCCCTCGTGTCCTCGCCCACACCGGGATCAGCTCAGCACCTGAACAGCATGTTCGCCGTTCGAGCCCAGTCGCCTCCCCACGCTGCTTCTcccacctccagcagctccacccCCAGCCCCATTCAGAACCCCGTGGCCTTCCTCAGCTCCGTCCTGCCGTCCCTGACGCCGAGTCAGCCCACAAACTCCATGGGTTTGCCCAGAGGAGCTCCTTTAGG tatgCAAAAGAAAATGCCCAAAGTCCGTCCCCCGTCCAGTGAAAACATCCGTGAAAGCAAAGAGATCCTTCTTCAGGACATCGAGAAAAAGCTTCGATTTAAAGATGAAACTCTAACTTTTGCTCATCAGCAG gagTACAAAGTCTCCAGTTTTGAGCAGAGACTAATGAGTGAGATTGAGTTCCGTTTGGAGCGAACACCGGTGGAAGAGTCGGACGATGAGGTGCAGCACGACGACGTCCCGACGGGAAAATGCATCGCGCCAATATTTGACAAGAAGTTGAAGAACTTCAGGGCCATGGAGGGCGTGCCCGTCACCTTCTCCTGTAAGGTGGTGGGAATCCCTCTTCCAAAG GTTTACTGGTTCAAAGATGGTAAGCAGATCTTGAGGAAGAATGTTCATTACAAGAAGATCAGAGAGGGCGACGGGACCTGCGCTTTGCACATCGAGTCAACGACCAACGATGATGATGGCAACTACACCATCATGGCAGCTAATCCACAG GGACGAATCAGCTGCTCGGGTCATTTGATCATCCAAACTGGACCCCCGCGAAGCCGGCTGACCCCGATTCACGCTCAGAG GGTGCGAACTCGAATACAGGAAGTTGAAGGTGAGCAGACCCAGGAGCGTTTCTTTCGGCCTCACTTCCTGCAGGCACCGGGCGACATGCTGGCTCACGAGGGGCGGCTGTGCAGACTAGACTGTAAG GTGAGCGGACTGCCCAGCCCAGAGCTGATGTGGCTTGTCAACGGGAGGCCGATATATCCGGACATTTACCACAAGATGCTGGTGCGGGAGAACGGCGTCCATTCGCTGGTCATCGACCCTCTGTCGCAGAACGACGGCGGCACGTACACCTGCATCGCCAGCAACAAAGCAGGACAGAGCTCCTTCAGCCTGGAGCTCAGAGTTGTGG AGAAAGAGACGAAGCACCCGCCACACTTCGTGGAGAAGCTCCAGAACATGGGAATCCCTGAAGGCGCGCCGGTCAGGCTGGAGTGCCGGGTGGTGGGGATGCCCCCCCCAGTTATCTTCTGGAAGAAAGACAACGACACCATCACCAAATATAAGAACCGAATCAG CATGACCCAGGACGCCACCGGGTACGTGTGTCTCCTGATCCAGCCAACGACTAAAGAGGACGCCGGTTGGTACACGGTGTCCGCCAAAAACGAGGCGGGAATCGTGTCGTGCACATGCAGGCTCGATATCTACG CCCAGTGGCATCAGAGCATCCCGGCCCCCATGAAGAAAGCGCCACGACCAGGCAGCCGCTACGCCGCCCTGACCGGCCAGGGCCTCGACATCAAGTCCACCTTCCCCACGTCAGAGACCAGCCCCATCCTGTTCTCCAGCTCCCCACCTGAAGCCATGCTGGAGAGCGAGGAGCTGTGA
- the mypn gene encoding myopalladin isoform X1: MQQNNIDPPPSLSQLLRESYLAQQRHSEMSRSDASSARLQIYGSLKGKAEDAVVHGDPQSPDLSAFLSQEELDKSVNLARQAIGHEPHEERPDVKASVAALTSGSASSTPLPSVGPFTQPEVKELPAAQATLISDRKMLKAAARPDHAVRSSSDGFNDITRSARNAPYGLETQSKKEFLNKAADFIEELSSLFKANSSKRVRPRTCKAHRSRVQNKSQSDEMVCPPSSEDRERALMPMEVEKDGPGPAVSYQPEVQLDSRTGRVEFQDCRITEDRPYNSVSQEVEEAEEAEEEGGCALTEDPYPAESVCEPPHFIQKLKSREVPEGSKVQLDCIVRGLPVPEVRWFCEGKELENSPDIQILTNGELHSLIIAEAFEEDTGRYSCFASNFYGTDSTSAEIYVEGASSSDSEVEQHFEHVAEPQRKTKELTPPSSSSGQTARAAEEESHPAEGLSSPSSNPPPLQVQTSTTAPPAQEPTLLPEQVFPSSQTQEVSASLLPVQRAPTQTPHPESQTSDQNYLQGLNGQPIMAAPVFTKSLQELFASEGQLVVLECRVKGAPSPKVDWYREGKAIEDSPDFRILQKKPRSPAESEEICTLVIAEVFPEDSGEFTCTASNKYGTVSSTAALRVRGNGRGSSHMRPFDSPVQEPPQPEVTHSSTVRLDPLNTSTLRLDSHSSSMLRPDALQTSLPSLEPSSLSSSFSLNSRSTSTPNLDPVRLHKEPPGSGLQVVSSPKPFTVAEPSSEQGVLRPALTSADTSPKVKGTPNHRNGSPVVVPLPDPPPNSCLKSGTLTNHRDSRSGSRAGLRVHFKLPEDEEAEQSDTSNTGEEDVSQTSVNKEPPPVLAKPKLDPAQLQLLHNQVLLEQQQETEPQAQTPVQPRSQPEAQSSPEGPQWSARKHHEPRTPPFQSYLNATTPPQQTPQSAAPPLTSTPLPPALTTTFSPPPVPQLRTSTLVTSPPPAPQLSAAAVSQINTIHASHLNLSPAALSKTAPNFQFFPSPAPKLSSASTDSGPALTQITSPSPLLRSTHASLMNLTATSFTFNYTRPKEFIAAQTFSPVRSPSPTESPVPLLHELAAELNSSAASSPTIPPFPPPPRTFPTRVLRSPTSPPSLVSSPTPGSAQHLNSMFAVRAQSPPHAASPTSSSSTPSPIQNPVAFLSSVLPSLTPSQPTNSMGLPRGAPLGMQKKMPKVRPPSSENIRESKEILLQDIEKKLRFKDETLTFAHQQKLSIEGKTASRPLGPNFPATVINYDEEYKVSSFEQRLMSEIEFRLERTPVEESDDEVQHDDVPTGKCIAPIFDKKLKNFRAMEGVPVTFSCKVVGIPLPKVYWFKDGKQILRKNVHYKKIREGDGTCALHIESTTNDDDGNYTIMAANPQGRISCSGHLIIQTGPPRSRLTPIHAQRVRTRIQEVEGEQTQERFFRPHFLQAPGDMLAHEGRLCRLDCKVSGLPSPELMWLVNGRPIYPDIYHKMLVRENGVHSLVIDPLSQNDGGTYTCIASNKAGQSSFSLELRVVEKETKHPPHFVEKLQNMGIPEGAPVRLECRVVGMPPPVIFWKKDNDTITKYKNRISMTQDATGYVCLLIQPTTKEDAGWYTVSAKNEAGIVSCTCRLDIYAQWHQSIPAPMKKAPRPGSRYAALTGQGLDIKSTFPTSETSPILFSSSPPEAMLESEEL; encoded by the exons aTGCAACAGAACAACATCGACCCTCCACCGTCTCTGTCTCAGCTGTTAAGGGAGAGCTACCTGGCTCAGCAGCGCCACAGCGAGATGAGTCGCTCCGACGCCTCATCCGCACGGCTCCAGATCTACGGCTCGCTCAAAGGCAAGGCGGAGGACGCGGTGGTCCATGGAGACCCCCAGTCCCCGGACCTCTCAGCCTTCCTCAGCCAAGAGGAGTTGGATAAGAGCGTGAACCTGGCCCGCCAAGCCATCGGACACGAGCCTCACGAGGAGAGGCCAGATGTCAAGGCCTCTGTGGCAGCGTTAACCTCCGGCTCTGCGTCCTCCACCCCGCTGCCTTCTGTTGGGCCCTTCACCCAGCCGGAGGTCAAAGAACTGCCAGCAGCACAAGCAACGCTAATCTCCGACAGGAAGATGCTCAAAGCCGCCGCACGGCCGGACCACGCTGTCCGGAGCAGCAGCGACGGATTCAACGACATCACCAGGTCAGCGAGGAACGCCCCGTACGGCCTGGAGACCCAGTCCAAGAAGGAGTTCCTCAACAAGGCGGCGGACTTCATTGAggagctctcctccctcttcaaGGCCAACAGCTCCAAACGGGTTCGACCCAGAACCTGCAAAGCTCACAGGAGCAGAGTCCAGAACAAGAGCCAGAGTGACGAGATGGTTTGTCCCCCCAGCTCAGAGGACAGGGAGCGCGCCCTCATGCCCATGGAGGTGGAGAAAGATGGACCTGGCCCCGCCGTGAGCTACCAACCAGAGGTCCAGCTGGACTCCAGGACCGGACGTGTGGAGTTTCAGGACTGCAGGATTACTGAGGACCGGCCGTACAACTCGGTTTcccaggaggtggaggaggcggaggaggcagaggaggagggaggctgcGCCCTGACAGAAGACCCCTACCCAGCAGAGTCCGTGTGCGAACCCCCCCATTTCATCCAGAAACTGAAGAGCAGGGAGGTTCCTGAGGGAAGCAAGGTCCAGTTAGACTGCATCGTCAGAGGACTTCCTGTTCCTGAAGTCCG GTGGTTTTGTGAGGGGAAGGAGCTGGAGAACAGCCCGGACATTCAGATCCTCACCAACGGAGAGCTGCACTCGCTGATCATCGCCGAGGCATTCGAGGAGGACACGGGACGGTACTCCTGCTTCGCCTCCAATTTTTATGGAACCGACTCCACGTCAGCTGAGATCTACGTCGAAG GTGCTTCGTCTTCGGATTCAGAGGTGGAGCAGCACTTTGAACATGTAGCTGA GCCGCAGAGAAAAACCAAAGAGTTGACTCCACCGTCGTCATCATCAGGACAAACTGCccgagcagcagaggaagagtcTCATCCAGCAGAGGGTTTGTCGTCCCCATCGTCTAATCCACCTCCGCTGCAGGTCCAGACGAGCACCACGGCGCCGCCTGCTCAGGAGCCAACACTGTTACCTGAGCAGGTGTTTCCCTCATCACAGACCCAGGAGGTGTCGGCGTCCCTGCTGCCTGTCCAGAGGGCTCCTACACAAACACCCCACCCTGAG AGTCAAACGTCAGACCAAAACTACCTGCAAGGACTGAACGGACAACCCATCATGGCCGCCCCCGTGTTCACGAAG AGTCTGCAGGAGCTGTTTGCATCCGAGGGCCAGCTGGTGGTGCTAGAGTGCCGAGTGAAGGGGGCCCCGTCCCCCAAGGTGGACTGGTACAGGGAGGGGAAGGCCATAGAGGACTCCCCGGACTTCAGGATCCTGCAGAAAA agccGAGGTCTCCGGCTGAATCAG AGGAAATATGTACTTTGGTGATTGCTGAGGTCTTTCCAGAGGATTCGGGGGAGTTTACTTGTACGGCGAGCAACAAGTACGGAACTGTGTCGAGCACGGCGGCACTGAGGGTCAGAG GAAATGGACGAGGCAGCAGCCACATGAGGCCTTTTGACAGTCCAGTCCAGGAGCCGCCTCAACCAGAGGTCACCCACTCCAGCACCGTACGCCTGGACCCGTTAAACACCAGCACCCTCCGTCTGGACTCCCACAGCTCCAGCATGTTGCGTCCAGACGCCCTCCAGACCAGCCTTCCAAGTCTGGAGCCCTCcagtctgagcagcagcttcagcctGAACTCTCGCAGCACCAGCACCCCAAACTTAGATCCTGTCCGCCTTCACAAGGAGCCTCCAGGATCCGGCTTACAGGTGGTGTCTTCCCCTAAACCCTTCACTGTGGCAGAGCCTTCCTCTGAGCAGGGAGTCCTCAGACCTGCACTGACGTCGGCTGACACCAGCCCTAAAGTTAAGGGGACCCCGAACCATCGGAATGGGAGCCCTGTGGTGGTCCCCCTCCCAGATCCTCCTCCAAATTCGTGCCTTAAGTCAGGAACCCTGACAAACCACAGAGACTCGCGCTCCGGCTCCAGAGCAGGTCTGCGAGTCCACTTCAAACTGCCCGAGGATGAGGAGGCTGAACAAAGTGACACATCCAATACAGGTGAAGAAGACGTCAGCCAGACGTCCGTCAACAAAGAGCCGCCGCCGGTGCTGGCCAAGCCCAAACT GGACCCAGCGCAGCTCCAGCTTCTGCACAACCAAGtcctgctggagcagcagcaggagactgAACCTCAGGCCCAAACCCCGGTCCAGCCTCGGTCCCAGCCCGAGGCCCAGAGCTCCCCCGAAGGTCCACAGTGGTCGGCCAGAAAGCACCATGAGCCCCGTACACCACCTTTCCAGTCCTACCTAAACGCCACAACTCCGCCTCAGCAGACGCCCCAATCAGCTGCCCCACCGCTGACCTCCACCCCCCTGCCTCCAGCCCTCACCACCACATTCTCCCCCCCTCCTGTTCCTCAGCTCAGGACGTCGACTCTGGTGACGTCGCCTCCACCTGCTCCACAGCTGAGCGCTGCAGCTGTATCCCAAATCAACACCATCCACGCCTCCCACCTCAACCTGTCCCCCGCAGCTCTTTCAAAAACTGCACCCAACTTCCAATTCTTCCCCTCACCAGCACCGAAGCTCAGTTCAGCCTCCACAGACTCAGGCCCAGCTTTAACACAGAtcacctccccctctcccttACTGAGAAGCACCCACGCCTCCCTGATGAACCTCACCGCCACCTCCTTCACCTTCAACTACACCCGGCCAAAGGAGTTCATAGCTGCTCAGACCTTCTCCCCCGTCAGGAGTCCTTCCCCGACCGAGTCTCCTGTTCCTCTGCTCCACGAGCTGGCTGCAGAGCTCAACTCCTCGGCAGCAAGCTCCCCGACTATCCCTCCGTTTCCCCCGCCGCCCAGGACCTTCCCCACCCGGGTGCTGAGGTCTCCCACCAGTCCTCCTTCCCTCGTGTCCTCGCCCACACCGGGATCAGCTCAGCACCTGAACAGCATGTTCGCCGTTCGAGCCCAGTCGCCTCCCCACGCTGCTTCTcccacctccagcagctccacccCCAGCCCCATTCAGAACCCCGTGGCCTTCCTCAGCTCCGTCCTGCCGTCCCTGACGCCGAGTCAGCCCACAAACTCCATGGGTTTGCCCAGAGGAGCTCCTTTAGG tatgCAAAAGAAAATGCCCAAAGTCCGTCCCCCGTCCAGTGAAAACATCCGTGAAAGCAAAGAGATCCTTCTTCAGGACATCGAGAAAAAGCTTCGATTTAAAGATGAAACTCTAACTTTTGCTCATCAGCAG AAGCTGAGTATTGAGGGGAAAACAGCGAGCAGACCGCTTGGACCAAACTTTCCTGCTACTGTCATTAACTATGATGAG gagTACAAAGTCTCCAGTTTTGAGCAGAGACTAATGAGTGAGATTGAGTTCCGTTTGGAGCGAACACCGGTGGAAGAGTCGGACGATGAGGTGCAGCACGACGACGTCCCGACGGGAAAATGCATCGCGCCAATATTTGACAAGAAGTTGAAGAACTTCAGGGCCATGGAGGGCGTGCCCGTCACCTTCTCCTGTAAGGTGGTGGGAATCCCTCTTCCAAAG GTTTACTGGTTCAAAGATGGTAAGCAGATCTTGAGGAAGAATGTTCATTACAAGAAGATCAGAGAGGGCGACGGGACCTGCGCTTTGCACATCGAGTCAACGACCAACGATGATGATGGCAACTACACCATCATGGCAGCTAATCCACAG GGACGAATCAGCTGCTCGGGTCATTTGATCATCCAAACTGGACCCCCGCGAAGCCGGCTGACCCCGATTCACGCTCAGAG GGTGCGAACTCGAATACAGGAAGTTGAAGGTGAGCAGACCCAGGAGCGTTTCTTTCGGCCTCACTTCCTGCAGGCACCGGGCGACATGCTGGCTCACGAGGGGCGGCTGTGCAGACTAGACTGTAAG GTGAGCGGACTGCCCAGCCCAGAGCTGATGTGGCTTGTCAACGGGAGGCCGATATATCCGGACATTTACCACAAGATGCTGGTGCGGGAGAACGGCGTCCATTCGCTGGTCATCGACCCTCTGTCGCAGAACGACGGCGGCACGTACACCTGCATCGCCAGCAACAAAGCAGGACAGAGCTCCTTCAGCCTGGAGCTCAGAGTTGTGG AGAAAGAGACGAAGCACCCGCCACACTTCGTGGAGAAGCTCCAGAACATGGGAATCCCTGAAGGCGCGCCGGTCAGGCTGGAGTGCCGGGTGGTGGGGATGCCCCCCCCAGTTATCTTCTGGAAGAAAGACAACGACACCATCACCAAATATAAGAACCGAATCAG CATGACCCAGGACGCCACCGGGTACGTGTGTCTCCTGATCCAGCCAACGACTAAAGAGGACGCCGGTTGGTACACGGTGTCCGCCAAAAACGAGGCGGGAATCGTGTCGTGCACATGCAGGCTCGATATCTACG CCCAGTGGCATCAGAGCATCCCGGCCCCCATGAAGAAAGCGCCACGACCAGGCAGCCGCTACGCCGCCCTGACCGGCCAGGGCCTCGACATCAAGTCCACCTTCCCCACGTCAGAGACCAGCCCCATCCTGTTCTCCAGCTCCCCACCTGAAGCCATGCTGGAGAGCGAGGAGCTGTGA